In a single window of the Sesamum indicum cultivar Zhongzhi No. 13 linkage group LG16, S_indicum_v1.0, whole genome shotgun sequence genome:
- the LOC105178680 gene encoding acetyl-CoA acetyltransferase, cytosolic 1: MAPAGDSIKPRDVCIVGVARTPMGGFLGSLSSLSATKLGSIAIESALKRANVDPSSVQEVFFGNVLSANLGQAPARQAAIGAGIPNTVVCTTVNKVCASGMKATMLAAQSIQLGINDVVVAGGMESMSNVPKYLAEARKGSRLGHDSLVDGMLKDGLWDVYNDVGMGVCAELCAEHHSITREQQDDYAVQSFERGIAAQDAGAFAWEIVPVEVSGGRGRPSTTVDKDEGLGKFDAAKLRKLRPSFKETGGTVTAGNASSISDGAAALVLVSGEKALKLGLEVIGKITGYADAAQAPELFTTAPALAIPKAISNAGLNASEIDYYEINEAFAVVALANQKLLGLSPEKVNVHGGAVSLGHPLGCSGARILVTLLGVLKQKNGKYGVGGVCNGGGGASALVLELV, encoded by the exons ATGGCGCCAGCAGGGGATTCAATTAAGCCGAGAG ATGTTTGCATTGTTGGTGTTGCCCGGACGCCCATGGGTGGATTTCTTGGTTCTCTTTCATCATTATCAGCTACCAAGCTTGGATCTATTGCAATTGAGA GTGCTCTAAAGAGAGCGAATGTTGATCCATCATCTGTACAAGAAGTTTTCTTCGGAAATGTACTCAGTGCAAACTTAGGACAGGCTCCTGCCAGGCAGGCAGCAATAGGTGCAGGGATTCCTAATACAGTTGTCTGCACAACTGTGAATAAAGTCTGTGCCTCTGGAATGAAAG CAACTATGCTTGCGGCCCAGAGCATCCAGTTGGGCATCAATGATGTTGTAGTGGCTGGTGGCATGGAAAGCATGTCCAATGTCCCAAAGTACCTGGCAGAGGCAAG AAAAGGATCTCGACTTGGACATGACTCTCTTGTTGATGGAATGCTGAAAGATGGACTGTGGGATGTCTATAATGACGTTGGCATGGGGGTTTGTGCTGAATTATGTGCTGAACACCATAGTATTACAAGAGAGCAGCAG GACGATTATGCAGTCCAAAGCTTTGAGCGTGGAATTGCTGCTCAAGATGCTGGTGCCTTTGCATGGGAGATTGTCCCG GTTGAAGTATCTGGGGGAAGAGGAAGACCATCCACAACTGTTGATAAGGACGAAGGTTTAGGAAAG TTTGATGCTGCAAAGTTGAGGAAGCTAAGACCAAGCTTCAAGGAAACTGGTGGAACTGTAACAGCTGGCAATGCATCTAGCATAAG TGATGGTGCTGCTGCTCTTGTTCTAGTGAGTGGAGAGAAGGCACTGAAGCTTGGGCTTGAAGTCATTGGAAAGATCACTGGATATGCTGATGCTGCTCAG GCCCCAGAATTATTTACAACTGCACCAGCTCTTGCAATTCCCAAAGCAATTTCAAATGCTGGTTTAAATGCATCTGAAATAGACTATTATGAAATCAATGAAGCCTTTGCG GTCGTTGCTCTTGCAAATCAGAAGCTATTGGGCCTTAGTCCA GAAAAAGTCAACGTACATGGTGGTGCTGTATCACTGGGACACCCTCTTGGTTGCAGTGGAGCTCGTATCTTGGTCACTCTTTTGGGG GTGCTGAAGCAGAAGAATGGAAAGTATGGAGTCGGTGGTGTTTGCAACGGAGGAGGAGGTGCTTCAGCCCTCGTCTTGGAACTTGTCTAA
- the LOC105178682 gene encoding transmembrane emp24 domain-containing protein p24beta2 encodes MGNGWSRMLMKMLFWMTIWLMVQSRGGFGIRFVIDRQECLSHNVLYEGDTVHVSFVVIKADNNWIYSDEGVDLLIKGPSGEQVHEFHDRISEKYEFLSQRKGIYRFCFTNKSPYHETIDFDVHVGHFMYHNQHAKDEHFNPMLEQISKLEVALYNIQFEQHWLEAQVDRQALVNEVMGRKAFYKAIFESLALLGASFLQVYLLQRLFERKLGTSRV; translated from the exons ATGGGAAATGGGTGGTCAAGAATGTTGATGAAAATGCTGTTCTGGATGACAATATGGTTAATGGTGCAATCGAGAGGAGGGTTTGGGATCAGATTTGTGATCGACAGACAGGAGTGTCTCTCCCACAATGTTCTGTACGAGGGTGACACCGTCCATGTTTCGTTTGTTGTCATCAAAGCTGATAACAATTGGATTTATAGCGATGAGGGTGTTGATCTCCTG ATAAAAGGGCCATCTGGCGAGCAAGTTCATGAATTCCATGACAGGATAAGTGAAAAGTATGAGTTTTTGTCTCAAAGAAAAGGTATTTATCGGTTTTGCTTCACAAACAAGTCGCCGTATCATGAGACCATAGATTTTGATGTGCATGTTGGCCACTTTATGTACCATAACCAACATGCAAAGGACG AACATTTCAACCCCATGCTGGAACAGATTTCTAAGTTGGAAGTAGCTCTTTACAATATCCAATTTGAGCAACACTGGTTAGAGGCACAGGTTGACCGCCAAGCGCTAG TTAATGAAGTGATGGGCCGGAAAGCTTTCTACAAGGCAATCTTCGAATCATTAGCACTTCTTGGAGCTAGTTTCCTTCAGGTTTACCTCCTTCAACGACTTTTTGAGCGGAAGCTCGGAACATCTAGAGTCTAA